The DNA segment ATACAAAAGGGAATGTGTATATAAATACCAGCCATTATTAAATTATTTTATACAGTAACTATTAATCCTTGCTATAGTTTAAAAATTATAAGAACGTTTCACGTGAAACATTTGTTTTTTATTTAAATATGGTACATTTGTTGCAAATATTTTTCACAATCTAAACTTAAAACACTATAAATCAAACACATTGATTATGTTTTTTATTAAAAATTACTGGAGAAGCATTTTTCTATTCTTAACAATATTTTTTCTAAGCGTTTCAAATGTCAACAATCTTGTTCCCGATAAGGTGCAACTATTTCATCATTTCGACAAATTTGCACATTTCACCATGTATCTGACCCTTAGTTTTGTTTTTTTTATTGAAAATCATAAAAGTACAAAACCTATTAGAAAAGGATGGATAGTATTGGACACCATAGTATTAGGTATATTGTTAGAATTCATACAATTACTATTTACAAATAATAGAAGTGGAAATTTTTATGACGCCGTATTTAATACCATAGGTGTTATGACAGGAAGCATCTTCTTTTTTGCCTTAAGAAATAGTGCATTTATATATAGATTAATGCTTTTTAAAAAGGTCTACAACAAATAATAATCTTCTTTATTTTTGATCCTACGGGTAATATTGCCGATGGTCTCTTCTTTAAAAAGTTTAAACATCTGACTACGCACTTCACAAAACTGATCATGAACAGGGCAGGGACGATTATTTTCATGAGCCGACTGGCAACTATTCATACCAATCATACAATTTTCAAATACATCGAGTCCATCAATAATACTCACTATATCCAAGAGTGTAATTTCATCGGCTGCAATGGCTAAGGAAAATCCTCCATGCGGTCCTTTATTAGACAGTAACATTTTTTGTTTTGCAAGAGTCTGTAATATCTTGCCTAAAAAAGGTGTAGGTATATCCAAATCCTTTGATATTTGTTTTATACCTATTTTTTTATCCTCTTGTTGATTCAAAGCCAGATATATAACCGAACGAACTGCGTATTTACAAGTATTAGATAGCATAATAAAAGATTTACAAATACTAAATTACACAAATATGCTAAAACACAAATATCTAATCACATTCTTTTAATTTGCATATTGCAAACAAAACCAAAGTCTCTAGTATATTGAGCGAGCGAGCCATATTAATTTGTTACGCACATAAATAAGTAGGAAGCTAAGCCATAAAAATTAAAAATCTCTTAGCTTCCGTTCTCAATAACAATTAATTAACAAGGTATTTTTTCTATCCTACGCTGATGTCTTCCACCCTCAAATTCTGACTCCAAAAAAGCATCAATAATAGCCTTTGCTTCATCAGAACTAATAAATCGGGCAGGAAGAGAGCATATATTGGCATCATTATGAACCCTAGCCAGTTCAGAAATTTCCTTATTCCAACACAAGGCAGCACGGATACCAACATGTTTATTAACAGTCATATTTATGCCATTTCCACTGCCACACACGGAGATACCTAACTCCACATCTTTGTTTTCAACAGCTGTTGCTAAAGGGTGTGCAAAGTCTGCATAATCACAACTTTCCTTTGAATCAGTACCAAAATCAATACATTTTATACCCTTTTCGGATAAGAATGATTTTAAAGTCTCTTTTAGTTCATAACCAGCATGATCTGCAGCCAGGCCAATAGTAGTATACTTCATTTTTTTTTTCAAAGATAAAAAGAAACTTGAACATCTAAGCCGACAACTACGTTAAGGGCTACATATAATAGACTAAAAGAAGGACCTAAATATAGTATATGAAGGCATTATTAATAAACTGTGAATAACTGGTTATTAATTGTTGATAAAATGTGAAAGCGGAAATGAAAAATATCAAAAAATAAATTTGTAATTATTTCATTTTTGTATAAGTCATCCTTGAAACGAATAAGTCAAGTGATAAAGTAATTAATTAAACACGTATTTCAAACAGCATTTTAACAGCTGTTATATCGTTTCAACCGATAATCTTATTAAATTTGTTTTCTATTAACAACTTGTTAATAAAGTATAGTAATAACTTGGTTTTTAAGAAACAACTAACAATATTACATGTTAATTAAATATTAATAAACCTGCTTCAAATGTTGAAGTAACATGTAAACAAGGATTTGTTTACAATTTTATAAACCGTATTAACAGACTATTATAATCATCATATATTTTAGAAATCTCTCTTTATTTAAAAATAATAATGGAACTAAAGGAAAATTGGTTGAAAAAAGGATTCGTCGATGAATCTACCAAAGAAGTTGGAAATATAGAAGATGCTTTTTTAAAACTGAAAAAGGAAAAAAATGCCGTATTAATGGCTCACTTCTATCAAGAGAATAAAATCCAGGATATCGCGGATTTTGTAGGTGATAGTTTAGCTTTGGCACAGTTTGCAGCCAAAACAGATGCTGAAATTATTATGGTCGCGGGTGTGCATTTTATGGGTGAAAGTGCTAAGATATTATCCCCAGAAAAAACAGTAATAGTTCCTGATTTAAATGCAGGATGTAGTTTAGCGGATAGTTGTCCGCCTGATGTTTTTGCTAAGTTTATAAAACAATATCCAGATCATAAGGTCATCACCTACGTGAATACTTCAGCTGAAATTAAGGCTTTATCTGATATTGTAGTAACCAGCACCAATGCTAAAGCTATTGTAGATAGTTTTCCTAAGGATGAAAAATTAATATTTGGACCTGATAAAAATCTGGGAAATTATATTAATAGTATAACCGGACGTGAAATGCTTTTATGGGACGGTGCCTGTCATGTTCATGAAAAGTTTTCACTGGAAAAAATACTTGAAATCAAGGATAGTAATAAAGACGCTGAAATATTGGCGCATCCTGAATGTAAAAAGCAACTTTTAATGGTTGCTGATCATATTGGGTCTACCGCTGCCCTTTTGAATTATTCCTCTACCAGCAGTAGTCAAAAATTTATTGTGGCTACCGAATCGGGTATTATTCATCAAATGAAACTAAAGAGCCCTAATAAGACATTTATTCCTGCTCCGCCTAATGATTCTACTTGTGCATGTAATGATTGCGAATTTATGCGTTTAAATACCATGGATAAGCTTTATAATGCACTAAAATTTGGGTGGCCAACCATTGAAGTAGATGAAGCGGTACGGGTGAAAGCCGTGAAGCCCATTGAAAGAATGCTAGATATTTCTAATAAACTAGGTCTTTAATTTGACGAATAGTTTACATATGTGCTAATATTTTGCTTTTTTTGTGCTTGGACTTCAATATCTATTTTAAATGGAAAATTCTGCTTCTTTGTCTATATTATTAGTTGAGGATAATATATTAAATCAAAAACTTATATTCTTGAATCTGAGTAAGCTAGGTTTTAAGATGGATATAGCTAATAATGGACAGGAGGCTTTGGATATGATTAAAAAATGTCGTTATGATTTGGTTATCATGGATTTAATGATGCCTGTTATGGATGGTCTTCAGGCTACTTCCGAAATTAGAAAGTATGAAGAGGGTTTGAGTTATTCTACGCCAATTATTGGTTTAACGGCCAATACTTTCGATGCCGATCGCGAAAAATGTTTGGCACAAGGTATGGATGAATATATGGCTAAGCCATTCGAATTAGATTTATTTATGGCCTTAATAAAACAATTGGGAATTATTAAATAGTGGGATGGAAGATAATTTTGATATACGTGAGGAAGGGTACCAAAATATAGAAAGAGAAGCCGATAATAAGTTACGGCCCTTGAAATTTGATGATTTTAAAGGACAGGATAGTATTGTTGAAAATCTAAAAATATTTGTGCAAGCTGCTTCCATGCGCGAGGAAGCTTTAGACCATGTTTTGTTACATGGCCCTCCAGGCCTTGGTAAAACGACTTTATCGAATATTATTGCCAATGAATTGGGCGTAGGCTTCAAATTAACAAGTGGACCTGTACTTGATAAACCTGGTGATTTGGCCGGTATACTCACTAATTTAGAACCTAATGATGTTCTATTTATTGACGAAATACACCGTCTTAGTCCTGTAGTTGAAGAGTATCTTTATTCAGCTATGGAAGATTATAGAATAGATATTGTCATTGATAAAGGACCTGGTGCACGAAGTATACAAATCGAATTAAACCCTTTTACATTGGTGGGTGCAACTACACGTAGTGGATTGTTAACTAGTCCATTAAGGGCTCGTTTTGGCATTAATTGTCACCTGGAATATTATGATAATACAGTTCTTGCGGGTATAGTGAATCGATCATCGGGTATTTTAGATACAAGTATTAGTAAGGAGGCTTGTCTCGAAATTTCTGGCAGAAGTCGCGGAACTCCACGTATTGCCAACGCATTACTTCGAAGGGTCAGAGATTTTGCCCAGGTAAAAGGTAATGGTTCCATTGATATTGAAATATCTAGATATTCACTGGAGGCCCTCAATATTGATCAGCATGGATTGGATGAAATGGATCATAAGATACTATGTACGCTTATAGATAAATTTCATGGAGGGCCTGTGGGTGTTGGTACCATTGCTACTGCTATTGGTGAGGATAGTGGTACCATAGAAGAGGTATATGAACCCTTTTTAATAAAGGAAGGATTTATCAAACGCACACCGAGGGGACGTATGGCGACAGCGTTGGCTTATAGTCATTTGGGAAAAGATTCTTTTAATCAGGAACAGTATTCACTTTTTTAATAAGCTAATGTATTTTGGGTAAGTTTAAGTCTTTGGCTGGTGATACAATTGTGTATGGCGGAAGTACCATTTTGGTGCGTCTTCTGAATTGGTTGTTGATGCCTTATTATATCCGTACGATGGATGGGATACAATATGGTATCGTGACTCAGCTCTACAGTTATATTGCTATATTACTGGTTATCTTAACTTATGGTTTTGAAACCAGTTTTTTTCGTTTTGCTAAAACAAAAAATTATAGTTCTGTTTTTACCACTGCTATTGGTAGTATTTTTTCAACCAGTTTACTTTTTTTGTGGTTCGTTGTTATTTTTAAGGATAGTTTTAGTGCCTGGCTTAGTAATGGCATTCCTGCTAAATTAGTTGTTATTGTTGCATTAATAGTCATTATTGATGCTATTTCATCCCTTATTTTTGCTAAAATACGTTACGAAGGTAAAAGTGTTCGTTTTGGTTTATTAAAGCTTTTAAATGTACTAATTTTAATTTCTTTCAACCTATTTTTTCTGTACTGGTGTCCGCAAAATTATGGATCGAATTTTTTTAGGTTATTGGATTGGTATGCCTTTTCTGATGATCAAGCTTTTTTTGTCTTACTATCTAATTTATTTGCCTCTTTTTCTATTTTAGTTGTCATTTTACCGGATGTTTTTAATTGTATTGGTAAGCTAGATTTTCGTTTGCTCCTTAATATGTATAAGTATTCTTTTCCAATTCTGATTGTAGGAATTACCGGGATGATAAATATTCAAATAGATAAGATTTTGATTCCTAAATTGGTAGGTGGTGATGAGGGTTTAAGACAATTGGCTATTTATGGTGCCAACTTTAAAATTGGTGTACTCATGGCTATGTTTACGCAATCGTTTCGTTTAGCCTTTGAACCTTTTTTCTTTAAAAATCATGCTGACAATAAACGTCCGGGTATGTATTCGGACATATTGAAGTTTTTTACCCTATTCGGATTGCTTATTTTCCTTGGCGTCACTTTTTTTATGGATTTCATCAATATCGTTCTTACTGAGGAGTACGAACAAGGAAATGTGATTATCCCAATTGTTTTGGTAGCCCAACTTTTAAGTGGAATCTATTTTACTTTGTCGGTATGGTATAAGGTAACAGATAATACTAAATACGGTGCTTTTATGGGTATTGTGGGGAGTATTATTACCGTATCGCTTAATTTTATTTTAATTCCTGTTATCGGGTATATTGGTGCGGCTTTGGCTAGTCTAATTTGTTTTGCTGTTATGGTGGGATTAAGTATTTATTGGGGTAATAAACATTCTAATATACGGTATAACTGGTGGCCGATTTTGCGTTATATTGCTCTTGCAGCTGTTATTTATGTGACTGGCATTTATATATTGCCCTTAATAAATATTTATAAGTCAGATTTTTCCATACTTTGGTATGATATTTTATTGTATGGTGTGCGGATTGGCTTAATAATTGTATTTTTAGGGTTTGTTTATTTGAAAGAGTTTAAAAAGAAGCTAATATAAAATCATGACATTAGAAGTTAAGTTAATTAATAAAAGTTCAAATATTGTTCCTTCGTATGCTACTGAGCTCTCGGCAGGAGTGGATTTAAGAGCCAGTCTTCAAGAGGATATGCTTATTAAACCTTTAGAGCGTGTGTTGGTTCCAACAGGTTTGTTTATTGAATTGCCTGCTGGTTTTGAAGCTCAAATTAGACCTAGAAGTGGTCTGGCACTTAAGCATGGTATTACAGTTTTGAATAGCCCTGGTACGATTGATGCTGATTATAGAGGTGAAATTAAAGTTATTTTGATTAATCTCTCCAAGGATAATTTTGTTATTAAAAATGGTGAACGCATTTGTCAAATGGTGGTAGCTAAACATGAGAAAGTGACCTTTTCATTGGTGGATCAGTTAGTAGATTCAGAAAGAGGGGCTGGTGGATTTGGCCACACCGGTAAGTTATAAATGTTTTTAATTCGTATTGTGTTTTATTAGATCGCTTTTATGTGTTTTGTTCTTTGAGGTAGGTTTAGTATTTTTTGCAATATTACTTTGTTCATTGTTTTGTATAAAACTCATTTGATTTAGTGAGGAAATATTGACTATTGAATGATTTTTAAAGTTTATTAAAGAGAGAATCGGGCAGATAAAACGAACCATTATTATTCTCTTAGGATATGTTTTGGTGGTGAGTTTGATGTGATCATTCAAATTAAAATTTTATCGCATGAAAAATTTATATTGGCTTTTGGCTCTTGTTATTTGTTTAGGAGGATGCAAAAGTGTTAAGAATACCGTAACAGTTAAACAGAATTTGGATTCAAAAGTTTCTTTCTTGAGTCCTCAAAATAAGAGAAAGTTTGATTACTTTTTTTATGAAGGCCAACGTTTAAAAATGAATGGTGATTTAAATAAAGCAAAAAATTATTTTGTGGAATGTTTAAAAATTGATTCTTTAAGTGGTACTTGTTATTTTGAATTAGCGAATATTGCCATCGCTGCCAAAAATTATAAAGCTGCGCAGGATTTGCTGAGTAATTCGGTGCGTCTATCTCCGGATAATAAGTGGTTTCAGATTTTGTTGGGCGATTTATATCAGCAAAATAAAGATATCCCTAAAGCCATTGCTACCTATGAAAAATTAGTAGCGCGATTTCCTGATAGTGATGAATTCACATATGTTCTAGCCCAACTTTATCAAAACAATAAAGATTATCAGAAAGCCATTGATACTTACAATGTTCTAGAGAAAAGTATAGGTATTAACGAAACGATATCTACTGAAAAGGAAAAGATTTATCTGGAGATGGGTAAGGAAGGATTAGCTTATAAAGAAATTAATAAGTTGATTGATGATAATCCTTATGAGCCCAGGTATTATGGTTTTTTAGGTGATTTATATTTGTATAATAAAAATTATACCAAGGCTGAGCAAAGCTATCTAAAAATTCTTCAATTGGATGAAGGAAATGGAATGGGCTATTTTTCATTGGCCAATACTAAATTAAAGCAAGCGGATACCACTGCCTATTTTACTTATTTTGCTAAAGCATTGGATGATAAGGATCTTGCATTGGAAGTTAAATTTCAACGTTTGTTACCTTTATTGATGGGTAAGGATTTTGCGACTTATAAAGATACAAATGTTGTAGCTGAATTGTTTGATCGCTTAACTATTGTTCATAAGGACGACGCCCGTAGTTATGTGTATTATGCCAATTACCTTCAAAATAGAGATAAGCCGGCTGCTCTTGTTCAATATAAAAAGGCATTGAGTATTGATAAGAGTAACCCTGCGCTGTGGCAAGATATGTTTCTGTTAGAAATCGATTTAGGATTATTTGAGGACTTATATACCGGAACTGATGAAGTGCTTTCTATTTTTCCTGAAGAGCCTTTATTTAATCTGTTTTATGCCTTAGCCGCCATGCAGAAGGAGGAGTATATACATGCAAAGGAAAAGTTACAGAATGGTCTAGAATATGCGGGTGATAATCTTACTTTAAAGGGGCAAATGCATGCTTATCTCGGGGATGTAGAACATAGTCTAGGTAATTCAGATGAGTCCTTTAAACATTACGAAAAGGCTTTAGAAATCGATGATAACAATGTGGTTGTGCTAAATAACTATAGTTATTATTTATCTGTTGAGAATAAGGAGCTGGAAAAGGCTGAAAAAATGATTTCTAAGTGTATTGAGTTAGAGTCAGGTAATGCTACCTATTTAGATACGTATGCTTGGGTTCTTTTTAAAAGAGGAAGGTTTTTTGAAGCTAAATACATTATTGAAAGAGCTATAGATAACGGAGGTGTTGACAGTGATGTTATTGTAGAACATTATGGAGATATTTTGTTCATGAATAATAAGGTGGAGGATGCTTTGATTCAGTGGAAAAAGTCTTTGGATATGGGTAATGAATCGGTGGTTTTAAAACGAAAAATAGAATTAAAAAAGTATGTTGCTGAATAGGGTTATATGTGTAGTAGGGTGCATTATTCTCTTTGTTAGTTGTAAAACGACGGAAAGGATTACCTTGGGGAAAGTTTCTAATATTAGTGATGCCAGATTGCGTAATCAATTGGATGCAAATCAAGTTGTTTATGATAAGTTATATTTAAAAAAAGTCCAGTTTAACTATAATGATGGACGTAGTAAAAAGTCCTTTAAGGGAAGTTTTGTTATTGAAAAGGATAGTCAAATCATTGTTTCTATTTATGCATTAATGGGTATTGAATTGGTGAGGGCTAAATTCACGAAAAATGAGGTCGTTATTCTTGATAAGCATAATAAAGTGGCTATGTTCACTAATTACAATTTTTTTAGTACGAAGTATGGATTAGATCTTGATTTCTTTGCGCTCCAGTCGATTTTAAGTAATTCTCTTTTTTTGTATCCTTCTGATGGTGATTATATGGATGGATTAAAAAAGTATAAACATCATGTCGAAGATGACTTTTATTCTTTTAAATCTTTAAAGGATAAAAGATTAGGAAGGTTAAGTAGACGTAGTAATAATAATATAATTCTCCACGAAATTGATATTTATCCTGACTTATATCGTATTTTTAATGTGTATATTAAGGATTTCTCAACTAATCAGTCCGTTTTTATTAAGTATAAGGATTTTAAATCCTTTGATGATATCTTGTTTCCTGAAAGGTTAGAAATTAAAGCAGCGCATGGTTCTCAGGTTTTTGATGTAGATTTAAAAATAAATTTTTTAGAAATAAACGATGGTGGTAGCCTTCATTTTAAAATTCCTTCGAGTTATACCTCTAAAGCTTTGTAGTGTTGCCATACTTATTTGCTTGGTACTAACTGGAATTTCGGCACAAAGTACTGATGTTGAGTCCTTAAAGAAGCAACGTGAGCAGTATGAAAGAGATATTAGTAATGCAAAAAAGCTTTTAAAGACAAAGGGTAATACGCGTATCGCTTATCTGAATGATTTAAAGTTGATTAATGCGCAGATAAGTGCCCAAAAGTTGGTAATTGCCTCATATAAAAAGGAAATGGAGGCTATTACGGAACAAATCAATATAAATAAGGAGCTTACTGCTTCCTTGGAAGAAGAAATTAGTTTCTTGCGTGATGGCTATAAAAATCTAATTTTGTCTGCACATAAGCAGATGGGATCCAATTACAATGAGTTTATGCTTGTTTTTAGTGCCAAGTCTTTTTCTGAGGCCTATCGGCGATTTCATCTCATGAAACAATATGCTTCTTATCGAAAAAAGCAAGGTCTGGTTTTAATTGACACTAAATTAAGACACGATAGTATAGTTCGTGAAAATGAGATTATACTTGAAAGTAAACAAAAAAGATATTTAGCTTTATTGAATGAAATAGAAAGTTTAAAAAGGAGTGTTTCTCAAAAACAAAAATATATAGCTGATTTAAAAAAAGACGAAAAATGGTTAAGGCGTGAAATTCTTAAAAAAGAAAGTGCTACCAAAAAATTACAAGCGAGTATTGAAAAACTCATTAGGGAATCTTCTTCCGAGGTAGGTTATTCTTTTTCTAATTTCCATAGTGCTAAAGGTAAGTTAAATTGGCCTGTTGAAAATGGTATCGTAACCAGTAGTTTTGGTGAACATAATCACGCCGTTTTAAAGGGCGTAAAAATTAAGAACAATGGCATTGATATAACAGCATCGAAAGAGAATAGGGTTAAATGTGTCTATGAAGGTACTGTAAGCC comes from the Saccharicrinis fermentans DSM 9555 = JCM 21142 genome and includes:
- a CDS encoding tetratricopeptide repeat protein; translation: MKNLYWLLALVICLGGCKSVKNTVTVKQNLDSKVSFLSPQNKRKFDYFFYEGQRLKMNGDLNKAKNYFVECLKIDSLSGTCYFELANIAIAAKNYKAAQDLLSNSVRLSPDNKWFQILLGDLYQQNKDIPKAIATYEKLVARFPDSDEFTYVLAQLYQNNKDYQKAIDTYNVLEKSIGINETISTEKEKIYLEMGKEGLAYKEINKLIDDNPYEPRYYGFLGDLYLYNKNYTKAEQSYLKILQLDEGNGMGYFSLANTKLKQADTTAYFTYFAKALDDKDLALEVKFQRLLPLLMGKDFATYKDTNVVAELFDRLTIVHKDDARSYVYYANYLQNRDKPAALVQYKKALSIDKSNPALWQDMFLLEIDLGLFEDLYTGTDEVLSIFPEEPLFNLFYALAAMQKEEYIHAKEKLQNGLEYAGDNLTLKGQMHAYLGDVEHSLGNSDESFKHYEKALEIDDNNVVVLNNYSYYLSVENKELEKAEKMISKCIELESGNATYLDTYAWVLFKRGRFFEAKYIIERAIDNGGVDSDVIVEHYGDILFMNNKVEDALIQWKKSLDMGNESVVLKRKIELKKYVAE
- a CDS encoding DUF4292 domain-containing protein; translation: MGKVSNISDARLRNQLDANQVVYDKLYLKKVQFNYNDGRSKKSFKGSFVIEKDSQIIVSIYALMGIELVRAKFTKNEVVILDKHNKVAMFTNYNFFSTKYGLDLDFFALQSILSNSLFLYPSDGDYMDGLKKYKHHVEDDFYSFKSLKDKRLGRLSRRSNNNIILHEIDIYPDLYRIFNVYIKDFSTNQSVFIKYKDFKSFDDILFPERLEIKAAHGSQVFDVDLKINFLEINDGGSLHFKIPSSYTSKAL
- the rpiB gene encoding ribose 5-phosphate isomerase B, which encodes MKYTTIGLAADHAGYELKETLKSFLSEKGIKCIDFGTDSKESCDYADFAHPLATAVENKDVELGISVCGSGNGINMTVNKHVGIRAALCWNKEISELARVHNDANICSLPARFISSDEAKAIIDAFLESEFEGGRHQRRIEKIPC
- the ruvB gene encoding Holliday junction branch migration DNA helicase RuvB: MEDNFDIREEGYQNIEREADNKLRPLKFDDFKGQDSIVENLKIFVQAASMREEALDHVLLHGPPGLGKTTLSNIIANELGVGFKLTSGPVLDKPGDLAGILTNLEPNDVLFIDEIHRLSPVVEEYLYSAMEDYRIDIVIDKGPGARSIQIELNPFTLVGATTRSGLLTSPLRARFGINCHLEYYDNTVLAGIVNRSSGILDTSISKEACLEISGRSRGTPRIANALLRRVRDFAQVKGNGSIDIEISRYSLEALNIDQHGLDEMDHKILCTLIDKFHGGPVGVGTIATAIGEDSGTIEEVYEPFLIKEGFIKRTPRGRMATALAYSHLGKDSFNQEQYSLF
- a CDS encoding murein hydrolase activator EnvC family protein produces the protein MVLTGISAQSTDVESLKKQREQYERDISNAKKLLKTKGNTRIAYLNDLKLINAQISAQKLVIASYKKEMEAITEQININKELTASLEEEISFLRDGYKNLILSAHKQMGSNYNEFMLVFSAKSFSEAYRRFHLMKQYASYRKKQGLVLIDTKLRHDSIVRENEIILESKQKRYLALLNEIESLKRSVSQKQKYIADLKKDEKWLRREILKKESATKKLQASIEKLIRESSSEVGYSFSNFHSAKGKLNWPVENGIVTSSFGEHNHAVLKGVKIKNNGIDITASKENRVKCVYEGTVSRVIAIPGYNKAVIVRHGKYLTVYANLAKVDVKNDQVVKSNQSIGQIFADNEDKNGILHFEIWEESKKINPLEWLQK
- a CDS encoding MATE family efflux transporter, which codes for MGKFKSLAGDTIVYGGSTILVRLLNWLLMPYYIRTMDGIQYGIVTQLYSYIAILLVILTYGFETSFFRFAKTKNYSSVFTTAIGSIFSTSLLFLWFVVIFKDSFSAWLSNGIPAKLVVIVALIVIIDAISSLIFAKIRYEGKSVRFGLLKLLNVLILISFNLFFLYWCPQNYGSNFFRLLDWYAFSDDQAFFVLLSNLFASFSILVVILPDVFNCIGKLDFRLLLNMYKYSFPILIVGITGMINIQIDKILIPKLVGGDEGLRQLAIYGANFKIGVLMAMFTQSFRLAFEPFFFKNHADNKRPGMYSDILKFFTLFGLLIFLGVTFFMDFINIVLTEEYEQGNVIIPIVLVAQLLSGIYFTLSVWYKVTDNTKYGAFMGIVGSIITVSLNFILIPVIGYIGAALASLICFAVMVGLSIYWGNKHSNIRYNWWPILRYIALAAVIYVTGIYILPLINIYKSDFSILWYDILLYGVRIGLIIVFLGFVYLKEFKKKLI
- a CDS encoding response regulator: MENSASLSILLVEDNILNQKLIFLNLSKLGFKMDIANNGQEALDMIKKCRYDLVIMDLMMPVMDGLQATSEIRKYEEGLSYSTPIIGLTANTFDADREKCLAQGMDEYMAKPFELDLFMALIKQLGIIK
- the nadA gene encoding quinolinate synthase NadA — its product is MELKENWLKKGFVDESTKEVGNIEDAFLKLKKEKNAVLMAHFYQENKIQDIADFVGDSLALAQFAAKTDAEIIMVAGVHFMGESAKILSPEKTVIVPDLNAGCSLADSCPPDVFAKFIKQYPDHKVITYVNTSAEIKALSDIVVTSTNAKAIVDSFPKDEKLIFGPDKNLGNYINSITGREMLLWDGACHVHEKFSLEKILEIKDSNKDAEILAHPECKKQLLMVADHIGSTAALLNYSSTSSSQKFIVATESGIIHQMKLKSPNKTFIPAPPNDSTCACNDCEFMRLNTMDKLYNALKFGWPTIEVDEAVRVKAVKPIERMLDISNKLGL
- a CDS encoding RrF2 family transcriptional regulator, with amino-acid sequence MLSNTCKYAVRSVIYLALNQQEDKKIGIKQISKDLDIPTPFLGKILQTLAKQKMLLSNKGPHGGFSLAIAADEITLLDIVSIIDGLDVFENCMIGMNSCQSAHENNRPCPVHDQFCEVRSQMFKLFKEETIGNITRRIKNKEDYYLL
- a CDS encoding VanZ family protein translates to MFFIKNYWRSIFLFLTIFFLSVSNVNNLVPDKVQLFHHFDKFAHFTMYLTLSFVFFIENHKSTKPIRKGWIVLDTIVLGILLEFIQLLFTNNRSGNFYDAVFNTIGVMTGSIFFFALRNSAFIYRLMLFKKVYNK
- the dut gene encoding dUTP diphosphatase; translation: MTLEVKLINKSSNIVPSYATELSAGVDLRASLQEDMLIKPLERVLVPTGLFIELPAGFEAQIRPRSGLALKHGITVLNSPGTIDADYRGEIKVILINLSKDNFVIKNGERICQMVVAKHEKVTFSLVDQLVDSERGAGGFGHTGKL